A region of uncultured Carboxylicivirga sp. DNA encodes the following proteins:
- a CDS encoding nucleoid-associated protein: protein MIDFTQTEIQKIVVHHIGCRAEGEEIRFSNSEARLHDEDVVSEVLKQYFFKPFKSELYFNFDHEDGFENNIVFNLSDKVFNNPSAFHEVSVALGNHLFEQSNHPKIRGGEFYMVLFNNVVVDGEVTDALGIFKSENKDTFLKVMLQNQGFELDAQQGINIKKLDKGCLIFNTEKELGFKVCSVDNINKGNEAHFWQTDFLGLKPREDNYYFTNNYLQMCKGFVGEVFNEDNDVSRPDQVDLLNRSIEYFGKHANFDEREFEREVIRQPEVVDAFQDYKNFCVAEKNMPLQDSFDISKDAVKSEKKHFKSVLKLDKNFHVYVHGKRQYIEKGFDSERGLKFYKLYFESEE from the coding sequence ATGATTGATTTCACACAAACCGAAATACAAAAAATTGTTGTACATCATATTGGCTGTAGAGCTGAAGGTGAAGAAATAAGATTTTCGAACAGCGAAGCTCGTTTACATGATGAGGATGTTGTTTCGGAAGTACTTAAACAATATTTTTTCAAACCATTTAAGTCGGAATTGTATTTTAATTTCGATCATGAAGATGGTTTTGAGAATAACATTGTATTTAATTTAAGTGATAAAGTTTTTAATAATCCTTCTGCTTTTCATGAAGTGTCAGTGGCATTGGGTAATCATCTTTTTGAACAGTCCAATCATCCTAAAATCAGAGGAGGAGAGTTTTACATGGTATTGTTTAACAATGTTGTGGTTGATGGAGAGGTAACCGATGCATTAGGAATATTTAAATCAGAAAATAAAGACACCTTTTTAAAGGTAATGCTTCAAAATCAAGGATTTGAATTAGATGCTCAACAGGGTATTAATATTAAAAAGCTGGATAAAGGTTGTTTAATTTTTAATACAGAAAAAGAGCTGGGTTTTAAAGTTTGCTCGGTTGATAACATAAATAAAGGTAACGAGGCCCACTTCTGGCAGACTGACTTTTTAGGATTAAAGCCGCGAGAGGATAATTATTACTTTACCAACAACTACCTGCAAATGTGTAAAGGCTTTGTTGGAGAGGTTTTTAACGAGGATAATGATGTTTCTCGTCCCGATCAGGTTGATCTGTTGAATCGTTCGATAGAGTATTTTGGTAAACACGCCAACTTTGATGAGCGTGAATTTGAACGTGAAGTGATTCGCCAACCTGAGGTTGTGGATGCCTTTCAGGATTATAAGAACTTTTGTGTGGCTGAAAAAAATATGCCATTGCAGGATAGTTTTGATATATCGAAGGATGCTGTAAAATCAGAAAAAAAGCATTTCAAATCAGTACTTAAGCTCGATAAAAATTTTCATGTGTATGTGCACGGAAAACGACAGTATATCGAAAAAGGTTTTGACAGCGAACGTGGATTAAAATTTTATAAACTTTATTTCGAGTCGGAAGAGTAA
- a CDS encoding prolyl oligopeptidase family serine peptidase: MTNKLIAVLLFVFISVFSFAQVDIKYQVPSEEILKLADVPLPPSTIANDDASLVILLYRNQYKSIAELSEQELKLAGIRTNPVTNMSSRSTFYNNLELIKKGSKEPSQIEGLPDNPRLSNFSWSPDQTKLAFANTASNGTELWYADLNTSKAYRLTGSIINGNLRNTPYTWLKDNSGLLVKTLPEDRPAIINKSESIPTGPVISVNDGKKAQNRTYQDLLKDKTDEQNFVTLAESELNTIGLDGSSKTWAPKAIYSSINISPDGEYVLLSVIKKPFSYLVPYYRFSTDYLIYNINGDMIKTLEEVPLIEDLPQGFMAERKGKRDFGWRADKPSTLYWSEVLDEGDPEKEVEFRDEIFTLKAPFSQEPKSILKVKNRFSYIIWGNDQIAIAFDMWWNNRNTKTYVFNPEDNTQEPQILFDRNYQDRYNDPGSFITTKNDLNRNILLLDNDNVYLEGDGFSAEGQKPFIDRMNLKTQKKTRLFQAQNKENLETISKVIDIKKGLILTRIQSPTDFPNYYLRNIKNRKAPMPVTHFKNPFESMAGVHKEIIHYTREDSLPLSGTLYLPADYDFNNKERLPLLMWAYPDEFKDKKSAAQITTSPNEFIYPWYGSPVFWVMKGYAILEDASFPIVGEGDEEPNDTFIPQLVSNAKAAIDYLDEQGYIDRNKVAVGGHSYGAFMTANLLTHSDLFAAGIARSGAYNRTLTPFGFQSEERNYWEAPNIYYEMSPFMHADKMKHPLLLIHGREDNNSGTYTMQSERYFNALKGLGATIRLVLLPTESHSYRAKESILHLLWEQDQWLEKYVKNKK, encoded by the coding sequence ATGACTAATAAACTAATTGCTGTTTTACTTTTTGTATTTATATCAGTTTTTTCCTTTGCTCAGGTTGACATTAAATATCAGGTACCTTCTGAAGAAATATTAAAACTGGCTGATGTTCCCTTACCCCCTTCAACTATTGCCAACGATGATGCTTCTTTGGTAATATTATTATATCGTAATCAATATAAAAGCATAGCCGAGCTATCAGAACAAGAATTAAAGCTGGCAGGTATTCGTACAAACCCGGTCACAAATATGTCATCGCGTAGTACTTTTTACAATAATCTGGAGTTAATAAAAAAAGGTTCAAAAGAACCGTCGCAGATTGAAGGCTTACCTGACAATCCAAGACTATCTAACTTCAGTTGGTCACCCGATCAGACCAAATTAGCTTTTGCTAATACTGCGTCTAATGGAACTGAATTATGGTATGCCGATTTAAATACTTCAAAAGCATATCGATTAACTGGTTCTATTATTAACGGTAATTTACGCAACACTCCTTACACATGGCTAAAAGACAATAGTGGTTTGTTGGTAAAAACATTACCTGAAGACAGACCAGCTATCATTAACAAGAGTGAATCTATTCCAACTGGTCCTGTAATTTCAGTAAACGACGGTAAAAAAGCTCAGAACAGAACGTATCAGGATCTATTAAAAGATAAAACTGATGAACAGAACTTTGTTACATTAGCCGAATCTGAATTAAACACCATTGGTCTTGACGGGTCTTCCAAAACATGGGCCCCAAAAGCCATTTACAGTAGCATTAACATATCACCAGATGGAGAATATGTTCTGCTGTCTGTAATTAAAAAACCTTTCTCCTACCTTGTTCCATATTATCGGTTTAGTACTGATTATTTGATCTATAACATCAACGGTGATATGATTAAAACATTAGAGGAAGTGCCTCTAATTGAAGATTTGCCCCAGGGTTTTATGGCTGAGCGCAAAGGGAAAAGAGATTTTGGATGGAGAGCCGATAAACCATCTACCCTTTATTGGTCTGAAGTTCTTGACGAAGGAGATCCGGAAAAAGAAGTTGAATTCAGAGATGAAATATTCACACTTAAGGCTCCTTTTAGTCAGGAGCCTAAGTCAATCCTAAAGGTTAAAAACAGATTTTCGTATATAATATGGGGCAACGATCAAATTGCTATTGCATTTGACATGTGGTGGAACAACAGAAACACAAAAACCTATGTGTTTAATCCGGAAGATAATACACAAGAACCTCAGATCTTATTCGATCGCAACTATCAGGATAGATACAATGATCCGGGATCATTTATAACTACAAAAAATGATTTGAATCGAAATATTCTTCTTCTGGATAATGATAATGTTTATCTCGAAGGCGATGGTTTTTCTGCAGAAGGACAAAAGCCTTTTATTGATAGAATGAATCTAAAAACACAAAAGAAAACAAGACTTTTCCAGGCTCAAAACAAAGAAAACCTTGAAACAATCTCAAAAGTTATTGATATCAAAAAAGGGTTGATTCTTACACGTATTCAATCGCCTACTGATTTCCCTAACTACTATCTGAGAAATATTAAGAATAGAAAAGCACCGATGCCGGTTACTCATTTCAAAAATCCATTTGAAAGCATGGCGGGTGTGCATAAAGAAATCATTCATTATACTCGTGAGGATAGTTTACCACTATCAGGAACCTTATATTTGCCGGCTGATTATGATTTTAATAATAAAGAACGTCTGCCTTTATTAATGTGGGCATATCCCGATGAATTTAAGGATAAAAAAAGTGCGGCACAGATTACCACTTCACCAAATGAATTCATATACCCATGGTATGGGTCTCCTGTATTTTGGGTAATGAAAGGGTATGCAATTCTTGAGGATGCTTCATTCCCTATCGTTGGTGAAGGCGATGAAGAACCCAATGACACCTTTATACCTCAATTGGTTAGTAACGCAAAAGCTGCAATCGATTATCTCGATGAACAAGGATATATCGATAGAAATAAAGTTGCTGTTGGTGGCCATTCTTACGGAGCCTTTATGACAGCCAACCTGTTAACTCATTCTGATTTGTTTGCTGCAGGTATTGCACGAAGTGGTGCCTATAACCGTACACTTACACCTTTCGGATTCCAGAGTGAAGAGCGTAACTACTGGGAAGCACCTAACATTTATTATGAGATGTCACCATTTATGCATGCGGATAAGATGAAGCATCCGTTATTATTGATACACGGAAGAGAAGATAATAACTCAGGCACCTACACCATGCAGAGCGAACGTTATTTCAATGCATTAAAAGGTCTTGGCGCAACGATTCGCCTGGTTTTATTACCAACTGAAAGTCATAGTTACAGAGCAAAAGAATCTATTTTACACTTGCTTTGGGAACAGGATCAATGGCTGGAAAAATATGTAAAGAATAAGAAATAA
- a CDS encoding creatininase family protein: MKDISHLQQLTYQQVKDRHYDLAILPWGATEAHNYHLPYGTDNLETDVILKQSVELATNEGASVLILPIIPFGVNTGQMDLPYIINMMPSTQAAIINDVAQSVFNSNVDKLLIFNGHGGNDFKTIIRETGAKYPDKIICSSNWFQVLKHSNYFTHAGEHADEMETSLMMYLYPELVLPLATAGNGQHKKFRVHGLNEKWAWAERKWSQVTNDTGVGNPHYSSAEKGEKFFTDVCQVLSKFIHQLASTPNTDFYSY; this comes from the coding sequence ATGAAAGATATATCTCACCTTCAGCAACTGACCTATCAACAGGTAAAAGACAGACATTACGATTTGGCCATCTTACCCTGGGGAGCCACAGAAGCACACAATTATCATTTACCTTATGGGACTGATAATCTGGAAACAGACGTAATACTAAAACAGTCGGTTGAGTTAGCTACTAACGAAGGTGCATCAGTCTTAATCTTACCCATCATTCCGTTTGGAGTAAACACCGGACAAATGGATCTTCCATATATCATTAATATGATGCCCTCCACACAGGCTGCAATTATAAATGATGTGGCTCAATCAGTCTTCAACAGCAACGTAGATAAACTACTGATTTTTAACGGCCATGGAGGTAATGATTTCAAAACGATAATAAGAGAAACAGGGGCTAAATATCCTGATAAAATTATCTGCAGCAGTAACTGGTTTCAAGTGTTGAAACATAGTAATTATTTTACACATGCCGGAGAACATGCTGATGAAATGGAAACCAGCCTGATGATGTATTTATATCCTGAGTTAGTTCTTCCACTGGCAACAGCAGGAAATGGTCAGCACAAAAAATTTAGAGTACACGGTCTGAATGAAAAATGGGCCTGGGCTGAACGAAAATGGAGTCAGGTAACCAATGACACCGGGGTAGGTAATCCTCATTATTCATCTGCTGAAAAAGGAGAAAAATTCTTTACAGATGTATGCCAGGTACTGTCAAAGTTCATTCACCAACTGGCTTCAACTCCTAACACCGACTTTTATAGTTATTAA
- a CDS encoding endonuclease/exonuclease/phosphatase family protein has product MNNRFFFTLVLVIFVLGWSSCKKDDPEQSWAIDFGDCIETTSSNTLEVVTLNLENFRLNSTHDYNVTIRIPYIASLLGQLDADIVALQEIGSEYVAKRLADEIPGWEAVFTPSPSGDQSLAYLYKTSEVDLYEEETEALYKDDYYAFPRPPFKIKIHHKGTGIEVYLINNHLKAFGDYANEERRRDASEKLQNYIDSYLADEAVIVLGDCNDYISENYYSDNVFWNFVSDEAHYRFADMDIAMGNEEYWSYPGSSYYSHLDHILMTNELFDLHNSTTTIRPSNCYSNYLNMVSDHRPVMAVFK; this is encoded by the coding sequence ATGAATAATCGGTTTTTCTTTACGTTAGTTTTAGTGATATTTGTGTTGGGGTGGTCATCGTGTAAAAAGGATGATCCGGAACAATCGTGGGCAATTGATTTTGGAGATTGTATAGAAACAACCAGTTCTAATACGCTGGAAGTAGTAACTCTAAATTTAGAAAATTTCCGATTAAATAGTACTCACGATTACAATGTTACTATTCGTATTCCTTATATAGCGAGCTTATTGGGACAGTTGGATGCCGATATTGTGGCCCTGCAAGAGATAGGAAGTGAATATGTTGCTAAACGTTTAGCCGATGAAATTCCTGGTTGGGAAGCTGTTTTTACGCCCAGTCCATCCGGCGATCAGTCACTGGCCTATTTGTATAAAACATCAGAAGTTGATTTGTATGAAGAAGAAACAGAAGCTTTGTATAAAGATGACTATTATGCTTTCCCTCGTCCTCCGTTTAAAATAAAGATTCATCATAAAGGAACCGGAATAGAAGTTTATTTGATAAATAATCATCTAAAAGCATTTGGAGATTATGCCAATGAAGAAAGAAGAAGAGATGCCTCAGAAAAACTACAAAATTACATTGATTCTTATTTAGCAGATGAGGCTGTAATTGTGTTGGGGGATTGTAACGACTATATCAGTGAAAACTATTATTCAGATAATGTATTCTGGAATTTTGTTTCTGATGAAGCACACTATCGTTTTGCTGATATGGATATAGCAATGGGGAATGAGGAATATTGGTCATACCCTGGTTCAAGTTATTATAGTCATCTCGATCATATTTTAATGACAAATGAACTGTTTGACCTGCATAATTCAACAACTACGATACGGCCATCCAATTGCTACAGCAATTATTTAAATATGGTAAGTGATCATAGACCTGTGATGGCGGTTTTTAAATAA
- a CDS encoding alpha-amylase family protein, whose protein sequence is MGKAIIYQVLPRLFTNTKNVNVKNGTIHENGSGKLNAFDDEVLNHFKSMGITHMWYTGVIEHATTTDYSDNKIILDNPQVVKGKAGSPYAIKDYYDIDPDLAEAAEHRITEFEALVQRTHLAGMKVLIDFVPNHLARQYQSDAKRSGIKDFGEDDDTTHSFNPINNFYYLTGQRFEAPVGAENPWQEEPAKATGNDCFLANPSINDWYETVKLNYGVDYNNGKAKHFNPLPDTWKKMKDILLYWCSKGVDGFRCDMAEMVPVEFWHWCIHEVKEKYAKVVFVAEVYQPSLYQSYLTDGGFDCLYDKVGFYDSVIGILKKEKPLKTVQDSWQAIDHYSNNMLFFLENHDEQRLASEFIIDDAKKAWPAWVLTAGFSTNPVMIYNGQEIGEKGMDEEGFSGRDGRTTIFDYWSVDSLRRYYYSIKGNNQLTDDETWLLNRYVKLNGLIKKYLPLSEGGNYDLMWCNNTPGGLEDKGVYAWLRFYKHRWILIIANLSDSNQDCRIIIPNHAFKMVGEDHHNYFRGRELLEDGRSVQFPREVAMTSGVGVHIEKYQALMYLFD, encoded by the coding sequence ATGGGCAAAGCAATAATATATCAGGTATTACCCCGGTTATTTACTAATACCAAAAATGTAAATGTTAAAAATGGAACCATTCATGAAAATGGTTCAGGTAAGCTTAATGCGTTCGATGATGAGGTTTTGAATCATTTTAAATCGATGGGCATTACGCATATGTGGTATACAGGTGTGATTGAACATGCTACAACAACAGATTACTCAGACAATAAAATAATTTTGGATAATCCTCAGGTTGTTAAGGGAAAGGCAGGAAGTCCTTATGCAATAAAAGACTATTACGATATTGATCCCGATCTGGCTGAAGCTGCTGAGCATCGGATAACTGAGTTTGAAGCATTGGTGCAACGCACTCATTTAGCCGGAATGAAAGTTTTGATTGATTTCGTGCCTAATCACCTTGCAAGGCAATATCAATCGGATGCTAAACGTTCCGGAATTAAGGATTTTGGAGAAGATGATGATACCACCCATTCATTTAATCCCATTAACAATTTTTATTATTTGACTGGTCAAAGGTTTGAAGCACCTGTGGGAGCTGAAAATCCGTGGCAAGAAGAACCGGCCAAAGCAACTGGTAACGACTGTTTTTTAGCTAATCCATCGATTAACGATTGGTACGAAACTGTTAAGCTAAATTATGGAGTTGACTATAATAATGGAAAAGCAAAGCATTTTAATCCATTACCAGATACCTGGAAGAAGATGAAAGATATTCTGTTGTATTGGTGTTCAAAAGGTGTTGATGGATTCAGATGTGATATGGCCGAAATGGTTCCGGTTGAATTCTGGCATTGGTGTATTCATGAGGTTAAAGAGAAATATGCCAAAGTGGTATTTGTGGCTGAAGTCTATCAACCATCTTTATATCAATCGTATCTGACAGATGGTGGTTTTGACTGTTTGTACGATAAAGTTGGATTTTACGACAGTGTAATAGGCATTCTTAAAAAAGAAAAGCCATTAAAAACCGTGCAGGATTCTTGGCAGGCCATTGATCATTACTCTAATAATATGCTGTTTTTTCTTGAAAATCATGATGAACAAAGGTTAGCTTCAGAGTTCATTATTGATGATGCTAAGAAGGCATGGCCGGCCTGGGTTTTAACAGCAGGCTTCTCAACCAACCCTGTTATGATATACAACGGTCAGGAAATAGGTGAGAAGGGAATGGATGAAGAAGGGTTCAGTGGAAGAGATGGACGGACTACAATTTTTGATTACTGGTCGGTTGATTCTTTACGCAGATATTATTATTCCATTAAAGGAAATAACCAACTTACTGATGATGAGACATGGCTATTAAACAGGTATGTTAAGTTAAATGGTTTAATAAAAAAATATTTACCCTTATCCGAAGGAGGTAATTATGATTTGATGTGGTGTAATAATACTCCTGGTGGATTGGAAGATAAAGGCGTTTATGCGTGGTTGCGATTTTATAAACATCGTTGGATATTGATAATTGCTAATTTATCTGATAGTAATCAGGATTGTAGAATCATCATACCTAATCATGCATTTAAGATGGTAGGGGAAGATCATCATAATTATTTTCGTGGAAGAGAATTATTGGAAGATGGTCGATCTGTTCAGTTTCCAAGAGAAGTAGCAATGACATCAGGGGTTGGCGTACATATTGAAAAATACCAGGCGTTAATGTATTTATTTGATTGA